From Oncorhynchus mykiss isolate Arlee chromosome 6, USDA_OmykA_1.1, whole genome shotgun sequence, the proteins below share one genomic window:
- the LOC110525859 gene encoding methylcytosine dioxygenase tet3 isoform X1, with the protein MHRAKGGPGPPPFQDIYEFSMDGDETGAQIFLRGPRVAMEGPAVPLSPHSEYIQTEHQQGGLFSLRHPAHGVPHAGPQGKKRRRCGVCAPCMQKENCGTCSNCMNRKIGKQICKLRKCDQLKKKGQKDSEVGHIEDYRKAWSVKPSLATETVSDTGSVDGPRRGGQMETGSHDRLEEGCSLSLEPTNGVIRQPSDTNEEGGAGLDTQREPHRSGSVSPGQGWVPGQGKAPQPQKQLPCSGWSSSGRTPGKPVHEADMEDARNLVAFSASVNVGSLAPIPEAQSYTAQLYEKFNQEMGTAKGAAAQARLQAPEGGDQASPPEDLNTLQTTLKTALKTALSQARHGHKPPNCDCDGPDCPDYLEWLEKRLKQAGAGEEQDNNTPCSKMAADTPPHQQPPHSQQPPHPHHHPHPHVNGGNPPSCPPLHPYQQGQRPGSVPCSPQVLSIAKEKNVSLQTAIAIEALTQLSATAPQTVVPPAQASSTSHQQPPLHPQHGNHLLPSSPGPMSSLSSSRSQSVPPGLYPQQSSGSWEQQHRPQSQGHPAHASPLPSSTLLFPEQTKAGSPHPKQWQQQQAPGGIQEQRNRWMMMNSDSQQSHFAPLSGGHSVGDPMSELKQLLGDSSGKYINDPFKLPVPHHHIKQEPGMPQVKQELNSGEYQSSACAYMGGRYGLMNGQQQPGYPGPPLSAGSTAIHYSTQTALQQHLHHKRNLFSNPPGPPGLCPPRPTQACQNLRKWWPQQMGPEGHLIPVAIKQEPKEPKRRKSTVGTSPLLKQPGMLHYPGPKPKTIVIKKTKQKASLPTFLPHSQISIQKPSPLTIIGALPLASAHSGSLPFPTFPLLSNPTQAAAGLPTPAQSQVSILNSSIARSVTAPAFSVNSPAVSTPLPLPAAPDAPASSGEAGATQTSTTSQSIPGLSSLDPKFEELILQFEAEFGDSSSSAPVPCPPQIQPQDQSPSASAQPVVIESQPNITSGQARTASPSSTATQSCSPTPLASTTAPPADQDMEVDKENVTRGVSEASYPSATQPCTESPMEEQPEGAQLPLSLRQEVHLEQQQHRVLEDPFTVPLSPSMSPLPKRMKIETNGNVAVLSTTGSFSEGGEDDTPTKDGFPLNPSLKGFLESPLRYLDTPTKSLLDMPAKDLQAEFPTCDCVEQILEKDEGPYYNHLGSGPTVASIRDLMETRYGEKGDAIRIEKVVYTGREGKSSQGCPIAKWVIRRGSDTEKLLCLVRPRAGHHCPNAFIIILIMAWEGVPRALGDKLYRELSATLTQFGNPTSRRCGLNDDRTCACQGKDPDSCGASFSFGCSWSMYFNGCKYARSKTPRKFRLAGDHPQEEDQLRDNFQDLATEVAPLYKQLAPQAYSNQCQNETKATDCRLGLKEGRPFSGVTACMDFCAHAHKDQHNLYNGCTVVCTLTKEDNRTVGEIPEDEQLHVLPLYKAALTDEFGSEEGQRQKMRTGAIQVLNNFRREVRKLPERAKSCRQRRLDAKNRASEKKKGKQQPPTPTETPEKPGIKMEVRHAGSPVRQNGNKAIPKQEVKPTIKKEPVDQRFQPFHGQLEGYPAQAADPYHVYPSRPGYYARGGLSSNGQPPALPPPPGPVNGYRPNLPAALPYSYYTYPPNPSTLFPHELTYEGCNGSWHHMGPKFSPSPLDKKPDVQSLQARLAHSYSSPGHLEQQQHGDPANQHQRSAYPHPHQPDYNQSRPSSASSEPSHRGTPVIKQEPMDMPVYKEVNAQSCPSMPSTTLQPGAAGGPWHGHKPNGIRVPSSWEGNLQPPGPPEAPFTSDKQQFHQQGPRQTFQSPYLQEQHQHPPQQPSPYSQQWNSYHGPNTPTASPAPSPSPSIKIPPSPFPSSHPGTPHHWDSPDSSPQPKAWPMSMVPAGYSPSPVGGFPDKMWSKAGESWGSTPLGLQEKAWKSSGGSMAGTPSPAPEGRLFPDALQQSDGQSQAETPRNLEEEERWSDSEHNFLDPSIGGVAVAPAHGSILIECARRELHATTPLKRPDRSHPTRISLVFYQHKNMNQPCHGQWIWEAKMKMLAERARERQQEAALLGLPYDDIKPGKKRKLGATAAGASPGPGQTTDKREGPVTRLASTRHTTSTITVSPYAFTTLTGPYSHFV; encoded by the exons GTGGGACATATTGAGGACTACAGGAAAGCCTGGTCGGTAAAGCCCAGTCTGGCAACAGAG acTGTTTCGGACACTGGTTCAGTGGATGGCCCCAGAAGAGGAGGCCAGATGGAAACTGGGTCACATGACCGCCTCGAAGAAGGCTGTTCGTTGAGCCTGGAACCAACCAATGGGGTGATCCGGCAACCCAGTGACACCAATGAAGAGGGTGGAGCCGGCCTGGACACCCAGAGGGAGCCCCATCGGTCAGGTAGTGTTTCCCCGGGACAGGGTTGGGTACCTGGGCAGGGCAAAGCCCCTCAACCCCAGAAGCAGCTGCCCTGCAGTGGCTGGAGCAGTAGTGGTAGGACTCCTGGGAAGCCCGTCCACGAGGCAGACATGGAGGACGCACGCAATCTGGTAGCCTTCTCAGCCAGCGTTAATGTGGGCTCCCTGGCCCCCATCCCCGAGGCCCAGTCCTACACCGCCCAGCTGTATGAGAAGTTCAACCAGGAGATGGGCACTGCTAAAGGGGCCGCGGCTCAAGCCAGGCTCCAAGCCCCAGAGGGAGGGGACCAGGCTAGCCCACCAGAGGACTTGAACACCCTGCAGACCACCCTGAAGACTGCCCTGAAGACTGCCCTGAGCCAAGCGAGGCACGGCCACAAGCCCCCAAACTGTGACTGTGATGGGCCCGACTGCCCAGACTACTTGGAGTGGCTGGAAAAGAGGCTCAAACAGGCAGGGGCAGGGGAGGAGCAGGACAACAACACACCCTGTTCCAAGATGGCCGCCGACACGCCGCCTCATCAACAGCCACCACACTCACAGCAGCCCCctcacccccaccaccatccTCACCCCCATGTCAATGGAGGTAACCCGCCCTCCTGTCCACCCCTTCACCCATACCAACAGGGCCAACGCCCAGGCTCTGTCCCCTGCTCCCCTCAGGTCCTCTCCATTGCCAAGGAGAAGAACGTCAGTCTGCAGACGGCCATAGCTATCGAGGCCCTGACCCAACTGTCTGCCACTGCCCCCCAGACTGTGGTCCCTCCTGCCCAGGCCTCCTCCACCAGCCACCAACAACCCCCTCTACACCCCCAGCACGGCAACCACTTGCTCCCCTCCTCCCCCGGCCCCATGTCCTCTTTGTCCTCCTCGCGGTCACAATCTGTCCCCCCTGGACTGTACCCCCAGCAGAGCTCCGGGTCGTGGGAGCAGCAGCACAGACCCCAGTCCCAGGGTCATCCGGCCCACGCCTCCCCTCTCCCGTCCTCCACTTTGCTTTTCCCCGAGCAGACCAAGGCAGGCAGCCCCCACCCTAAgcagtggcagcagcagcaggccccTGGGGGAATCCAAGAGCAGAGGAACCGGTGGATGATGATGAACTCAGACTCCCAGCAGTCTCACTTCGCCCCTCTATCCGGTGGCCACAGCGTTGGCGACCCCATGTCCGAGCTCAAACAGCTACTGGGGGACTCCAGCGGAAAGTACATAAATGACCCCTTCAAGCTGCCCGTCCCACACCACCACATCAAGCAGGAACCAGGGATGCCTCAGGTCAAGCAGGAGCTAAACTCTGGGGAGTACCAGAGCTCTGCCTGTGCCTACATGGGCGGTCGCTACGGCCTGATGAACGGCCAGCAGCAGCCTGGGTACCCTGGTCCACCTCTCTCCGCGGGCAGCACAGCCATCCACTACTCCACCCAGACAGCCCTGCAGCAGCACCTTCACCACAAGAGGAACCTCTTCTCTAACCCCCCCGGCCCCCCAGGCCTCTGCCCTCCACGGCCTACCCAGGCCTGCCAGAACCTCCGCAAGTGGTGGCCCCAACAGATGGGCCCCGAGGGCCACCTCATCCCTGTGGCCATCAAGCAGGAGCCCAAGGAGCCCAAGAGGAGGAAGAGCACGGTGGGGACATCGCCGCTCCTCAAGCAGCCAGGGATGCTGCACTATCCAGGTCCAAAACCCAAGACCATAGTCATCAAGAAAACCAAGCAGAAGGCCTCCCTGCCAACCTTCCTGCCTCACAGCCAGATCTCCATACAAAAACCGTCTCCACTCACCATAATCGGAGCCCTGCCTCTGGCCAGCGCCCATTCAGGTTCTCTCCCTTTCCCTACCTTCCCCCTCCTCAGTAACCCCACTCAGGCTGCCGCAGGCCTCCCAACCCCGGCCCAATCTCAGGTATCCATTTTAAACTCTTCTATTGCACGCTCTGTCACTGCTCCTGCCTTCTCTGTAAACAGTCCAGCCGTCTCaacccctctgcctctccctgcaGCCCCGGACGCCCCGGCTAGCTCAGGGGAGGCCGGCGCCACACAGACCTCCACCACCTCTCAGTCCATACCAGGCCTCAGCTCCCTGGACCCCAAGTTTGAGGAGCTGATCCTCCAGTTCGAGGCAGAGTTCGGGGACAGTTCATCCTCGGCCCCAGTGCCCTGCCCTCCTCAGATCCAGCCTCAGGACCAGTCCCCCTCAGCCTCAGCCCAGCCCGTGGTGATAGAGTCTCAGCCCAACATTACCTCAGGACAAGCCAGGACCGCGTCACCGTCCAGCACCGCCACCCAGTCCTGCAGCCCTACTCCCTTAGCTTCTACCACAGCCCCACCAGCAGACCAGGACATGGAGGTGGACAAGGAGAATGTGACAAGGGGTGTGAGTGAAGCATCCTACCCCTCCGCCACACAGCCCTGCACTGAGAGCCCCATGGAGGAGCAGCCCGAGGGGGCCCAGTTGCCTCTCTCGCTGCGCCAAGAGGTCcatctggagcagcagcagcaccgCGTCCTTGAAGACCCCTTCACcgtgcctctctccccctccatgtcCCCGCTGCCCAAACGCATGAAGATCGAGACGAATGGGAACGTGGCTGTCCTCTCCACCACTGGATCATTCTCTGAGGGGGGCGAGGACGACACCCCCACTAAGGACGGCttccccctcaacccctccctaaAAGGCTTCCTGGAGTCGCCGCTACGCTACCTGGACACGCCCACTAAAAGCCTGCTAGACATGCCCGCCAAGGACCTCCAGGCTGAGTTCCCAACCTGCGACTGTGTCG aGCAAATCCTAGAGAAGGATGAGGGTCCGTACTACAATCACTTGGGCTCTGGGCCCACTGTGGCCTCCATACGAGACCTGATGGAGACCAG GTATGGAGAGAAGGGAGATGCTATCCGTATTGAAAAGGTAGTCTACACCGGCCGGGAAGGCAAGAGCTCTCAGGGATGTCCCATCGCCAAGTGG GTGATTCGTCGGGGCAGTGATACAGAGAAGTTGCTGTGTCTGGTGCGTCCCCGGGCGGGTCACCACTGTCCCAACGccttcatcatcatcctcatcatggCGTGGGAGGGCGTGCCCCGGGCGCTAGGCGACAAGCTCTATCGAGAGCTCTCCGCCACCCTCACACAGTTCGGCAACCCCACTAGCCGCCGCTGTGGACTCAACGACGA TCGTACGTGCGCGTGCCAAGGCAAGGACCCCGACAGCTGTGGAGCTTCGTTCTCCTTCGGCTGCTCCTGGAGCATGTACTTCAACGGCTGCAAGTACGCCCGCAGCAAAACACCCCGCAAGTTCAGACTGGCAGGAGACCACCCCCAAGAG GAGGATCAACTCAGGGATAACTTCCAGGATCTGGCCACTGAGGTGGCTCCCCTGTACAAGCAGCTGGCCCCACAGGCCTACAGTAACCAG TGTCAGAATGAGACGAAAGCCACAGACTGCAGGTTGGGTCTGAAGGAAGGCCGGCCGTTCTCCGGCGTCACCGCCTGTATGGACTTCTGTGCCCATGCCCACAAGGACCAGCACAACCTCTACAACGGCTGCACTGTG GTGTGCACGCTGACTAAAGAGGACAACCGTACGGTGGGGGAGATCCCAGAGGACGAGCAGCTCCACGTACTTCCCCTCTACAAGGCCGCCCTCACAGACGAGTTCGGCAGCGAGGAGGGCCAGCGTCAAAAGATGCGTACAGGCGCCATTCAGGTGCTCAACAACTTCCGCCGCGAGGTCCGCAAGCTGCCCGAGCGAGCCAAGTCCTGCCGCCAGCGCCGCCTGGACGCTAAGAACCGTGCCTCCGAGAAGAAGAAGGGCAAGCAGCAGCCGCCAACGCCCACAGAGACGCCGGAGAAACCCGGGATCAAGATGGAGGTCCGGCACGCTGGCTCCCCTGTCAGACAGAATGGCAATAAAG CCATCCCTAAGCAGGAGGTGAAGCCCACCATAAAGAAGGAGCCAGTGGACCAGCGCTTCCAGCCCTTCCATGGTCAGCTGGAGGGCTACCCTGCCCAGGCTGCCGACCCCTACCACGTCTACCCCTCCCGCCCTGGCTACTACGCACGGGGAGGCCTCTCTTCCAATGGCCAGCCCCCTGCCCTTCCACCTCCACCAGGCCCTGTCAATGGCTACCGCCCTAATCTACCGGCAGCACTGCCCTATAGCTACTACACCTACCCTCCCAACCCTAGCACACTTTTCCCCCATGAGCTCACTTACGAGGGCTGCAACGGCTCCTGGCACCACATGGGGCCCAAGTTTTCCCCCAGTCCTCTGGACAAGAAGCCAGACGTTCAGAGCCTCCAGGCCAGGCTGGCTCACTCCTACTCGAGCCCAGGCCACCTTGAGCAGCAGCAGCACGGAGACCCAGCCAACCAACACCAACGCAGCGCTTACCCACACCCTCACCAGCCTGACTACAACCAATCACGtccctcctcagcctcctcaGAGCCCTCCCACAGAGGGACCCCCGTCATCAAGCAGGAGCCCATGGATATGCCAGTTTATAAGGAGGTCAATGCCCAGAGCTGTCCCAGCATGCCCAGCACCACCCTTCAGCCTGGCGCTGCTGGAGGGCCCTGGCATGGGCACAAGCCCAACGGCATTAGGGTGCCCAGCAGTTGGGAAGGCAACCTCCAACCACCAGGCCCCCCGGAGGCTCCCTTCACTTCAGACAAGCAGCAGTTTCACCAGCAGGGACCTCGCCAGACTTTCCAGTCCCCATACCTCCAAGAGCAGCATCAGCATCCCCCACAACAGCCCTCCCCATACTCCCAGCAGTGGAACTCTTACCATGGCCCAAACACCCCCACTGCCTCCCCTGCTCCCTCCCCGTCCCCCTCCATAAAGATACCCCCGTCCCCCTTTCCCTCCTCACACCCCGGCACCCCCCACCACTGGGACAGCCCTGATTCCAGCCCTCAGCCTAAGGCTTGGCCCATGAGCATGGTTCCTGCTGGTTATAGCCCCAGTCCCGTCGGAGGCTTCCCCGACAAGATGTGGTCCAAGGCGGGCGAGAGTTGGGGCTCGACCCCCTTGGGGCTCCAGGAGAAGGCCTGGAAGTCTTCCGGAGGCTCTATGGCAGGTACACCGTCCCCGGCCCCAGAGGGACGCTTGTTCCCCGATGCCCTACAGCAGTCGGATGGACAGTCCCAGGCTGAGACTCCTCGCAACCTCGAGGAGGAAGAGCGGTGGTCGGACAGCGAGCATAACTTCTTGGACCCCAGCATCGGAGGGGTGGCGGTGGCGCCCGCCCACGGGTCCATCCTGATTGAGTGCGCCCGGCGCGAGCTGCACGCCACCACACCGCTCAAGAGGCCTGACCGCTCTCACCCCACCCGCATCTCCCTAGTGTTCTACCAGCACAAGAACATGAACCAGCCGTGCCACGGCCAGTGGATCTGGGAGGCCAAGATGAAGATGCTGGCGGAGCGGGCTAGAGAGAGGCAGCAGGAGGCAGCTCTACTGGGGCTGCCCTACGACGACATCAAACCTGGGAAGAAACGCAAATTGGGGGCCACGGCAGCAGGGGCCAGCCCGGGGCCTGGCCAGACCACGGACAAGAGAGAGGGGCCGGTGACACGGCTGGCCTCCACGCGACACACCACCTCTACCATCACTGTATCCCCCTACGCCTTTACCACCCTCACCGGGCCCTACAGCCACTTTGTGTGA